The stretch of DNA TAAAGAAATAAAAATCCGCTAGATTTGTGAAAAATATAACGATAGATATATGTGTACTGGTACACATATTCTATTGTTACTCAACATAAAAAAACACTCGAAACCGATGAGTAATAAAGAAAAAGTTAAAGAGTCAATTGAAAAAATTATAATCACCCTTACCTAATTGTATTAATAGCTAACAGCTCATGGGCAGCGCATGTTAATTCTGACTTTGTGGTAACCACCATTACCGAAAATGGCTATAGTATTGTTTCTCCATCAACCGGATTACCTACCCCTGAAAACAAAGGTTGGAATTCCAATATTCACTTTGTTGTTACTGGAAATGGGGTATTGCTTTTTGATACTGGGTCCTCTGAATTAATCGGTAACAAAATTAAAAGAGTCATTAAATCGGTCACTGACCAACCGGTTCGCTGGGTGATTAATTCGCATAGTCATGCAGATCATTGGCTAGGTAATGTGGCGTTTACAGGTACGAATGCTGAAATTGTTGCAAGTAATGAAACGTTAACAACAATGAAAAGGTATGGACAGGAAGATGTTAAATTTTATTCACGTGTGACAAAAGATACAATCGAATCTACTCAACTTGTGTATCCTACTTTGTTATTGACTCAAGGATAAAAACGTAATCTCGGGGGAGTAGATGTTGAATTCGTTAAAAAAAGAGGAGACTACACTTAATGTAATCTCCTCTAAAATTAATCTAAAAACTAATACCTAACCTAATTAAAATCTGGTAATAACGATGTTTTAAACGTTACATAATCATTACGATAATATGTACTAGCATCGGTTCTCCAGAAAATTGGAGAGGTCCAGTTATTTTGGTCTATAACTTTCAAGAAAGCGTCAGTATTTGTAGATAATTCAGAAGCAGGATACATTAACCGCTCTGGTTGTGGTTTCATAACTTTCCCTTGAAACGTCATCGGTTCTAATTTTGGATGTCTTGTTCTTCTCAACTCACTCCATAATTCAATTGGACGCAATAAATTCATATGAATATATTTTTGCTGCATAATAATTTCCATTTGATTGTCTATATTTCCTGCTGCGCTAAAGGCGTTCTTTACTTTTCCAGCGTAAGAATTTATGATAGCACTACTAGGCTTTACAGGACGAATAAGATCTGCCCATGGTCCTATAAAGTCAGCTCCGTAACCACTTAAAGAATTTAGGTTATACCAAAAATCTGTAGAATGCATAACGGCATCTTCCACATGGTCTTCAGCATTTTTTCCTGTAGGTACTAATCCTTTTGCGGCTACCTCTGCTAATAACAAATCTATTTCTCCAAGTGTAATCATATCTGCAGGCACATTATTATGAGTTAATGTAACATGGCTGTACATAGATCTTGCATTATTTGTAGAAGATGATTCCAAATCATCAGCCCAAGCATAATATCTATCACCATCCACATAGCCTTGATTTTGCCCATCAGCATCTAAAGATACGCCTCTATAATCATTATACTTTGTTGGGAATGCTATAACTGGTAATCTTGGGTCATCTATATCCTCTTCATATTCCAAATTATGAAAGTTCATCCTGTTCATTATTATATTAGGAATAAAGGTCACATATGGTCTTTCGTATAGACCTCTCTGCCACGTACCACCTCCAGGAAGTGCGGCTGCAGCATCAATGTGTGGTAAATCAAAGGTTAAATCCTGAGTTGGTAAATTGGTAATCGCATCGCTAATATGAGCGTTAGCAAATGACGCATCTACACTCGCTAATTTTACAGCAAATCTTAAACGCAAAGCATTTGCATATTGTACCCATTTGTCAATATCACCTTGTAACGCAATATCTTGCGTTTGCAATGTTGCAATACCATCGGGAGACATTTTTGCATATATCCCAGGTAACTCATCCGCAATAGATTTTAAATCATCTAATATCGTTTTATAGATCACCTCAGGATCATCATACTCGGTAAAAAATTCACCTTGAGACCCTTTAAATGCAAGTAGGTAAGGGATAGAGTTATACAAATCTACATTTCTAAGTGCAGCCCAATCTTTTACAATAGATATTAATTTAAAATAGACGACACTATCATCATATTCTTGCCCACTTAGTCCTTCTAATACATCTTGAATAATACCCCAGTTACGCATTCTAAGATAAAAATCATTGAACCAATTGAATCCGCTTTGACTAAAACCATTTCCATTAGTTACATCATCGTAATCAATAAACCATGAATACCTTGGTGTGATATAACGAGACGATATTTGTGCATAGCTTGGCATACCATTACCACCTAATTGCCACCAGTATTCACCATAATCTTTAATAAAAAACTTATATTGTAATAAGGCATTGGTAAATAATCCAGAAGCTAATTGGTCTGGTTCTGGCTCGTACTGCTGTGGGTTTTGAAATTCTTCTTCCAAGACGTCTTGGCAAGACCAAAAGATCATCATGGAAAGCATTAATAAGATTATTTTTTTCATAATATGTGTCTTTTATATTTTTTTTGTTTAAAAACTAATATTCAGTCCCATTCCTAATGAAGTTGCTGTTGGGTAAGCAGAATCTTCTACCCAAGAATCTGTTCCGAGAGTAGATTCAGGATCTATATTAGGTATGGTCTTATATAAATAAAATAAGTTTCTGGCTAGAAAAGAAACTGTCATTTTCTGCATACCAACTTTATTCACTAAGTCTTTAGGTAATGTGTAACTTAATGATAATTCCCGTAGCTTAATGTAATCATTTTTATGCAAGCCATCTGGCGCATAATTCTGCCCTAAATCGTTTATATATATTAAGCTACGCTCGTATGCTGATAAAATTCTATCGTTTTCCTGATAAACAGGATTGTCTGCTGTACCAACATTAACAACCCCAGGGTTAATAACACCATCATGATATACTCTACCATCTGTAGCATCAGCTGGAGCAGGCTGACTATGTTGCCACGGTATTCTTTCTCCACTAGGATCTATATAATATGCTAAACCACCATGTGCTTCATCACGATATTGTAAAGTTTCTTTAGTAATACCCATACCTAAGTAATAGTAGTTAGAACGAGAGAATATCGTAGAGCCATACTTGTAATCTAATCCTATGTGAAAATTAAAGCCCTTGAAATAAAAATCACTTAAAAACCCTCCAAAAATGTCAGGCGTTGTATTTGCCACAGCCTTTAATTCTGATTGATCTAAGACATAATAACCATTATTATCAACAACTCTATTTCCTTGACCATCCGTTAGATAATCGAACATATGTAATTCTCCAAAAGGCTTGCCTTCTTCTGCTATTTGAACAATGCTGTTACCAACACTTCCAGTTATTTTTTGTGTAATCCCTGGATATAGTTTTTTTACTTCAGATTGTTGTTTAGCTGCAGTAAAAGTAAGATCCCATCGGAATTTATCGGTTAATAACGGTGTTCCCTTTAACAATAATTCGTAACCCCAGTTAGCAACATTACCTGCATTAATCTTAATATCTCCCGCTCCTGTGGTTGGGGATAAATCTACACCCATAATCTGATCATAGATGTTATTATGGTAAAAAGAAAAACTAGTTTCTAGTCTGCTCCCTTTTAAAAAGCGCGCATCAAAACCAATTTCAAATTCTCTTTTACGCTCTGGTTTTAAATTACCGGCAAATAAGGAAGATGGAGAATTTACTGTAAGTGCATCCGTATTATTTACACCGCCAACACCAAAAGATCTGTTAGCAAAGTAGCTAGTTAAACCACCCGGAGCACCTCTACCTACATCTGCCCAACTTGCTCTTAATTTACCGTATTCTATAAAAGGAATATCGAAGGTATTCGTAAAATTCCAACTTAAACCAACGCCCGGATAGAAAAATGAATTATCTGTTGGAGGTAAAGTAGAAGACCAGTCATTTCTAGCCTGAAGTTCTAAATATAAATCATTTTTCCATGAAAGTGTTGTCGATCCGAAAGCACTATACGTAACCTGGGATCCATAGGTATGCCCTCTTACACGTCCTCTACTACTTCCATCTGGCCAATCTTGTTCGTTGTTAAGTGACCAAAAATCAGGAAACCTTAAATCACCAAAAGTTGCTACATTGATACTTTTAAAAGTAGCCTTTCTATATTCTCCTCCAACAAATGAAAATATTTTTAATTGGTCATCAAATAAGCTAAAGTCATAATTTAAAATCCCTCGATAATTCTCTACAGAAATATTATCACGCCCATAAGAATAGCGTCCACCAGCGTTTTCTGGTTCAAATCTTGTAATTGGATTTTTAGTTGTAAAATCAGTATCGGTATAATCCAATCCAATTTGGCCGATAAATGACAATTTATCAGTAAAATTTAAGGTCGTTTTAAGAGAAGTTATTAAGTGAAATTTATCATCCAAATCACTATTCTCATATTGTTCCCAAAGGGCGTCCATTAAATAAGTCGGAGCAAATTGACCAGGCCA from Flavivirga spongiicola encodes:
- a CDS encoding SusD/RagB family nutrient-binding outer membrane lipoprotein — encoded protein: MKKIILLMLSMMIFWSCQDVLEEEFQNPQQYEPEPDQLASGLFTNALLQYKFFIKDYGEYWWQLGGNGMPSYAQISSRYITPRYSWFIDYDDVTNGNGFSQSGFNWFNDFYLRMRNWGIIQDVLEGLSGQEYDDSVVYFKLISIVKDWAALRNVDLYNSIPYLLAFKGSQGEFFTEYDDPEVIYKTILDDLKSIADELPGIYAKMSPDGIATLQTQDIALQGDIDKWVQYANALRLRFAVKLASVDASFANAHISDAITNLPTQDLTFDLPHIDAAAALPGGGTWQRGLYERPYVTFIPNIIMNRMNFHNLEYEEDIDDPRLPVIAFPTKYNDYRGVSLDADGQNQGYVDGDRYYAWADDLESSSTNNARSMYSHVTLTHNNVPADMITLGEIDLLLAEVAAKGLVPTGKNAEDHVEDAVMHSTDFWYNLNSLSGYGADFIGPWADLIRPVKPSSAIINSYAGKVKNAFSAAGNIDNQMEIIMQQKYIHMNLLRPIELWSELRRTRHPKLEPMTFQGKVMKPQPERLMYPASELSTNTDAFLKVIDQNNWTSPIFWRTDASTYYRNDYVTFKTSLLPDFN
- a CDS encoding MBL fold metallo-hydrolase; the protein is MVTTITENGYSIVSPSTGLPTPENKGWNSNIHFVVTGNGVLLFDTGSSELIGNKIKRVIKSVTDQPVRWVINSHSHADHWLGNVAFTGTNAEIVASNETLTTMKRYGQEDVKFYSRVTKDTIESTQLVYPTLLLTQG
- a CDS encoding SusC/RagA family TonB-linked outer membrane protein yields the protein MKNFIKERRLTGYFFPKIDLKMKLTTLLLIVSLFKIEANTYSQNTKLTLDMYQVDVEAVFDRIESISEFRFLFESDKIDLKRKVSIDVKKQKISEILKYLFKWSDIEYQIRDRQILLSKAKKEPTKDKPIIYEDKIKQTTTVTGTITDVNSGIPLAGVNIIVKGTSNGVSSDFDGNYSINVKDQSATLVFSFVGYTTKEIAINGQSTINVTMHESTETLDQVVVTAFGIKRDKKSLGYAVSRIESKDITVAGVSTNPVSSLYGKASGVGITTNAAGPTGAVDIKIRGAAGLESSANTRPLFVVDGMPIYDSGSSMAARGYDPLNSFDYGSGINDINPEDIASIEILKGAKATVLYGGEGANGVVLITTKKGSGTRGLGVNINTQYTYEIPRTFIDFQNEYGTGTSQYTTQFETLPGGGQGPRQNVWSRFNWGPKFDGSPVQFLDGSIRPYQAYPNNYIDLFRNGSNAIHTVAISGGNEIGNMRVSYTNQEYQGLLPNNYQKKHVFNVSGTLNASDFASVEINTNLYKIKTHNRQPNLQNIVAWGINRDYDFNAIKDLYKNDDGSRFNAEDTGWPGQFAPTYLMDALWEQYENSDLDDKFHLITSLKTTLNFTDKLSFIGQIGLDYTDTDFTTKNPITRFEPENAGGRYSYGRDNISVENYRGILNYDFSLFDDQLKIFSFVGGEYRKATFKSINVATFGDLRFPDFWSLNNEQDWPDGSSRGRVRGHTYGSQVTYSAFGSTTLSWKNDLYLELQARNDWSSTLPPTDNSFFYPGVGLSWNFTNTFDIPFIEYGKLRASWADVGRGAPGGLTSYFANRSFGVGGVNNTDALTVNSPSSLFAGNLKPERKREFEIGFDARFLKGSRLETSFSFYHNNIYDQIMGVDLSPTTGAGDIKINAGNVANWGYELLLKGTPLLTDKFRWDLTFTAAKQQSEVKKLYPGITQKITGSVGNSIVQIAEEGKPFGELHMFDYLTDGQGNRVVDNNGYYVLDQSELKAVANTTPDIFGGFLSDFYFKGFNFHIGLDYKYGSTIFSRSNYYYLGMGITKETLQYRDEAHGGLAYYIDPSGERIPWQHSQPAPADATDGRVYHDGVINPGVVNVGTADNPVYQENDRILSAYERSLIYINDLGQNYAPDGLHKNDYIKLRELSLSYTLPKDLVNKVGMQKMTVSFLARNLFYLYKTIPNIDPESTLGTDSWVEDSAYPTATSLGMGLNISF